The Sardina pilchardus chromosome 19, fSarPil1.1, whole genome shotgun sequence genome window below encodes:
- the plag1 gene encoding zinc finger protein PLAG1 translates to MATVTPGDCPHATDRARVRKRRVEGKGRKNFLCQLCEKAFNSVEKLKVHSYSHTGERPYSCTHTDCTKAFVSKYKLLRHMATHSPEKTHKCTYCEKMFHRKDHLKNHLHTHDPNKEAFTCDECGKSYNTKLGFKRHLALHAAHSGDLTCQVCLQPYPNTALLLEHLRGHAGKSSSAAKEKRHQCEHCERRFYTRKDVRRHMVVHTGRKDFLCQYCAQRFGRKDHLTRHVKKSHAPELLLAVKAEPVELEPIACQLPAAPCEMGGGAVKDELSVLSGGVFGPSPPLTLRYPLGTASYSPPPPLRAELETYLLELQGHLPSEPAHSEDLSLPKISSAAAATSDSLGSSSLEFSQLFNFLPLNGPCYSQAAGAALGLSYPAEEGLSQDPSAEPVSPLHTLSSTYTPGLSTHAHTHSASLSTTTTLPRFHQAFQ, encoded by the exons ATGGCCACAGTCACCCCTGGCGACTGCCCTCACGCCACAGACCGAGCcagggtgaggaagaggagggtggagggtaaAGGGAGGAAGAACTTTCTATGCCAGTTGTGTGAGAAAGCCTTCAACAGCGTGGAGAAGCTCAAGGtgcactcatactcacacactggcGAGCGACCCTACAGCTGCACTCACACCGACTGCACCAAGGCCTTTGTGTCCAAGTACAAACTGTTACG GCACATGGCCACACACTCACCAGAGAAGACCCACAAGTGCACTTACTGTGAGAAGATGTTCCACCGCAAGGACCACCTGAAGAACCACCTACACACCCACGACCCCAACAAGGAGGCCTTCACCTGCGACGAGTGCGGCAAGAGCTACAACACCAAGCTGGGCTTCAAGCGCCACCTGGCCCTGCACGCGGCCCACAGCGGCGACTTGACCTGCCAGGTGTGCCTCCAGCCGTACCCCAACACGGCCCTGCTGCTAGAGCACCTGCGCGGCCACGCCGGCAAGAGCTCCTCGGCCGCCAAGGAGAAGCGGCACCAGTGCGAGCACTGCGAGCGCCGCTTCTACACGCGCAAGGACGTGCGCCGCCACATGGTGGTGCACACGGGCCGCAAGGACTTCCTGTGCCAGTACTGCGCCCAGCGCTTCGGCCGCAAGGACCACCTGACGCGCCACGTCAAGAAGAGCCACGCCCCCGAGCTGCTGCTGGCCGTCAAGGCCGAGCCGGTGGAGCTGGAGCCCATCGCCTGCCAGCTGCCGGCTGCCCCCTGCGAGATGGGCGGTGGCGCCGTGAAGGACGAGCTGTCCGTCCTCAGCGGCGGCGTGTTTGGCCCCTCCCCCCCATTGACGCTGCGCTACCCGCTGGGCACCGCCTCCTACTCACCTCCCCCGCCCCTTAGGGCGGAGCTAGAGACCTACCTGCTGGAGCTGCAGGGCCACTTACCCTCTGAGCCCGCCCACTCAGAGGACCTGTCCTTGCCCAAGATTAGCAGCGCTGCCGCGGCCACCAGCGACTCCCTTGGCTCGTCGTCGCTGGAGTTCTCCCAGCTCTTCAACTTCCTGCCCCTCAACGGTCCCTGCTACAGTCAGGCAGCTGGGGCAGCGCTCGGGCTCTCCTACCCCGCAGAGGAGGGGCTGTCCCAGGATCCCAGCGCGGAGCCTGTCAGTCccctacacactctctcctctacttACACCCCGGGTCTCAGCacccatgcacatacacactcggcCAGCCTGAGCACAACCACCACCCTGCCTCGCTTCCACCAGGCTTTCCAGTAa
- the rps20 gene encoding 40S ribosomal protein S20, with protein sequence MAYKDTGKAPVEAEVAIHRIRITLTSRNVKSLEKVCADLIRGAKEKSLKVKGPVRMPTKTLRITTRKTPCGEGSKTWDRFQMRIHKRLIDLHSPSEIVKQITSISIEPGVEVEVTIADA encoded by the exons ATG GCTTACAAGGATACTGGTAAGGCTCCCGTGGAGGCCGAAGTGGCCATTCACCGCATTCGGATCACTCTGACCAGCCGTAACGTCAAGTCGCTGGAGAAGG TGTGCGCGGACCTCATCCGTGGCGCCAAGGAGAAGAGTCTGAAGGTGAAGGGACCTGTCCGTATGCCAACTAAG ACCCTGCGCATCACTACCCGCAAGACTCCCTGTGGTGAGGGTTCCAAGACTTGGGATAGATTCCAGATGCGCATCCACAAGCGTCTGATTGACCTGCACAGTCCATCTGAGATTGTCAAACAGATCACCAGCATCAGCATTGAGCCCGGTGTAGAGGTTGAGGTCACAATTGCTGACGCATAA